A genomic segment from Desulfurispirillum indicum S5 encodes:
- a CDS encoding PhnD/SsuA/transferrin family substrate-binding protein has product MFFLRAFLLPSARRALSLIALLMCTATSALGQSYTLGVLSYRPVEITRERFQPLVDYLNQHIPHFSIELRVLSYADLERALTNGEIDFVLTNPAHYILLARQNSLSSPLATIIPMEHGIPVRGFAGVILVPAERDELQTIADLKGKTVAVVTTKSLGGYQMQAFELLGHGVQPHRDIRIKETGMPHDSAILTMLHGQTDAAFVRSGIMESMIREGRLQASAIRVLNPVEARGIPYAASTAVYPEWPLAALAHTNEQVALLLASALYALPHGSKLARQVGIYGFSVPADYHSVERLMRELRLPPFDLAPEFTLKDAWERWELPIALLLLVVILILLLSAALFLARRQALREQQHGQILLHRLEEAQRIARLGHWEANLVSGQLWWSDTIYAIFGFDQQTFSPSIQAFHDRVHPEDLPLVLASEERARRDGIHDVQHRIIRPDGEVRWVHELARLERDEQGNLVRLIGTVQDISAQKRVEQALTESELRLRQFAENSDTIFWVRTADIMHYISPGYEKA; this is encoded by the coding sequence ATGTTCTTTCTGCGCGCTTTTCTTCTGCCGTCAGCCCGCCGGGCGCTGAGCCTCATCGCGTTGCTGATGTGCACCGCCACCTCGGCGCTCGGCCAGTCATACACCCTGGGAGTACTGTCCTACCGCCCGGTGGAAATTACCCGGGAACGCTTTCAACCCCTGGTTGACTATCTGAATCAGCATATTCCCCATTTCTCCATTGAGCTGCGCGTCCTGAGCTACGCAGACCTGGAGCGCGCGCTCACCAACGGAGAGATCGATTTTGTGCTGACAAATCCGGCGCACTATATTCTGCTGGCCCGCCAGAACAGTCTGTCCTCCCCGTTGGCGACAATCATCCCCATGGAACATGGCATACCGGTGCGGGGATTTGCCGGTGTCATCCTGGTTCCTGCCGAGCGCGATGAACTGCAGACAATAGCCGATCTGAAGGGAAAAACCGTTGCCGTGGTTACCACAAAATCCCTTGGCGGCTACCAGATGCAGGCGTTCGAGCTACTTGGTCACGGCGTGCAGCCACACCGGGATATCCGCATCAAGGAAACGGGAATGCCCCATGATTCTGCCATCCTGACCATGCTCCATGGCCAGACTGACGCCGCTTTTGTGCGCAGCGGTATCATGGAGTCCATGATACGGGAAGGCAGGCTGCAGGCCTCTGCAATACGGGTGCTCAACCCTGTCGAGGCGCGGGGAATCCCCTATGCTGCCTCCACTGCCGTCTACCCGGAGTGGCCTCTGGCCGCTCTTGCCCATACCAATGAACAGGTTGCGCTTCTGCTGGCATCGGCTCTCTACGCGCTGCCCCACGGCAGCAAGCTGGCGCGCCAGGTCGGAATTTACGGGTTTTCCGTTCCCGCTGACTACCACAGTGTTGAAAGACTGATGCGCGAACTGCGCCTGCCACCCTTTGACCTGGCTCCCGAATTCACCCTCAAGGACGCCTGGGAACGCTGGGAACTGCCCATCGCGCTTTTGCTGCTGGTTGTCATTCTGATTCTCCTGCTCAGCGCAGCACTCTTCCTGGCTCGCCGCCAGGCGCTCCGGGAGCAGCAGCATGGCCAGATTCTCCTGCACCGGCTGGAGGAAGCCCAGCGCATAGCCCGCCTGGGCCACTGGGAAGCCAATCTGGTGAGCGGGCAGCTGTGGTGGTCAGATACCATCTACGCCATTTTCGGCTTTGATCAACAGACCTTCTCGCCAAGCATTCAGGCCTTCCATGACCGTGTTCATCCCGAAGACCTGCCCCTGGTACTGGCCAGCGAGGAGCGCGCCCGCCGCGATGGCATCCACGATGTGCAGCATCGCATCATTCGACCCGATGGTGAAGTACGCTGGGTTCACGAACTGGCACGGCTGGAACGTGATGAACAGGGAAACCTGGTTCGCCTCATCGGTACCGTTCAGGACATCAGCGCACAGAAGCGCGTGGAACAGGCGCTGACAGAGAGCGAACTGCGACTGCGCCAGTTTGCCGAAAACAGTGACACCATATTCTGGGTGCGCACCGCTGATATCATGCACTACATCAGCCCCGGCTACGAAAAGGCCTGA
- a CDS encoding PhnD/SsuA/transferrin family substrate-binding protein has translation MPNPQLKELPIRYLFITALIAGCFLQGVGARELTYAPLPLENPRQVMTQSQPLVKYLEMGMGQEVTVRLLAHHGQVVSEFAEGNIDLALLGPLPVMALWHMEVDAVPLVFFHESDGTPAYTCAIAVPFDGHATLAELTGETEGPFALTHPLSTCGYFATYWQLQRAGAEISALPHAFLGNHEDVALALARGHYAAGGLKATVARRYAHIGVRILAESPPLPGFSLVANARTMNAEQMEAIRHLLLDIPPDTLHSFLLGRFGFSPSTREDFLTMEQMLRELGMPMEYYLEVSHE, from the coding sequence GTGCCGAATCCACAACTGAAGGAGCTTCCCATTCGCTACCTTTTCATTACTGCTCTCATAGCCGGCTGTTTTCTGCAGGGTGTCGGGGCGCGTGAGTTGACCTACGCGCCCCTGCCCCTTGAAAATCCCCGTCAGGTCATGACCCAGAGCCAGCCCCTGGTCAAATACCTGGAAATGGGGATGGGCCAGGAGGTGACGGTACGCCTGCTGGCCCATCACGGACAGGTGGTCAGCGAGTTTGCCGAGGGCAACATTGACCTCGCCCTCCTGGGACCCCTGCCCGTAATGGCGCTGTGGCATATGGAGGTGGATGCCGTGCCACTGGTTTTCTTTCACGAAAGCGATGGAACCCCGGCCTACACCTGCGCCATTGCGGTCCCCTTTGACGGCCATGCCACTCTTGCTGAACTCACCGGTGAAACCGAGGGACCTTTCGCTCTGACACACCCCCTCTCCACCTGTGGGTACTTCGCCACGTACTGGCAACTGCAAAGGGCTGGTGCAGAAATATCCGCTCTTCCCCACGCCTTCCTTGGGAACCACGAAGATGTTGCCCTGGCCCTGGCCCGTGGTCACTATGCTGCCGGCGGGTTGAAAGCCACAGTTGCCAGACGCTATGCCCATATCGGAGTGCGCATTCTGGCGGAGTCTCCGCCGTTGCCCGGATTCTCACTGGTAGCCAATGCCCGCACCATGAACGCTGAGCAGATGGAGGCCATACGCCACTTACTGCTCGACATCCCCCCGGACACTCTTCACTCTTTTCTGCTCGGCCGCTTTGGCTTCAGCCCCAGTACAAGGGAGGATTTCCTGACCATGGAGCAGATGCTGCGGGAACTTGGGATGCCCATGGAGTACTACCTGGAGGTATCCCATGAGTAA
- a CDS encoding PAS domain S-box protein, giving the protein MSKLSLKRSLRFSIVIFLGSLLVVTLYLDYRRDEGIRHYLDMTTAAQDIAWQAAINLHRNSVETYFTEYVMRGDILEILRAAQESATRDRARMELYRSLFAINEHLQSKGLRQLHFHLPDGESFLRFHKLDLYGDKLWDVREAIRIANTELRPVFGFETGRIVSGFRNVFPIITPEGQHLGSVELSMPFEAVRHEVARLLPEREFEMLLWREYVDSIIFDEQQLLYEPWVGHPELMVEDPYRQLPDAPPPLSEDAQRVAALLPDSVAAMKVLARGQSSAAAIKLDGRYHTVTFTAIYDTRQRQVGYLASYAPAPRLCSLTYNFFISLGFSTLVLLILSGALYSLMRSRAMLAHERRHLQVINDTLGEGLYVMDSSGVITNVNQRATELLGYTRDELQGAIAHDLFHCHNENGRIPLEKCPIFNTVHQGEEYDNREAFRHSSGTIFTARVISRPVMHEGQVVGSVTSFADITEKLRTEQELRDNEERLRLTMEAVSIGLWDWNLLDDRVQWDDVCYEMLGYAPGAFPLRYEDWRRLIHPDDVDAATDQVLEQLECGRSFVIEFRYRKADGEWLWVQGRGNVVQWDANGGIVRVLGTHTNIQQRKEAELALAHSEMRQKTLMQSSPAVLYAMPPGNFTQFTYISENVHSVLGYRPADIVSEPGWMAEVVHPDDIEGLLQKNSQWLRDGAVGHCSHEFRVKTIEHHSLWDGQWIWIEDIMSAVRDERGRIIELVGAFLDISDRVQFEQRLSKIAGHVPGMIFQYCQLPDGTSYFPYSSNGIWDIYGAGPEVVSRSAEPVFATLHPDDREYVAHTIRESAQHLSSWQCEYRVQHPSGRTLWVRGESTPQRGADGSTIWHGYISDITRRKEAERLLADREERYRSILAALAEGIVMQSASGEIISCNEAAQLLLGLSTEQMEGRRSTDPHWKAIREDGTPFPGEEHPAMHTLRTGEPQRNVIMGVHRPDGSLVWILINSEPLYAGGQEAPYAVVTSFVDITERKKYEAMLEGFNDALSQQVAKELNRALEQETRFHHLFNAIPDAVVAHGYEPDGLPGRFSEVNDNACTLFGYTREQFLTLTPMNLHCPEDRDGVLANATALHEQGRIEFECDLLTADGSVFAAEVTVHRQELSGRIMALTVIRDITEKKYLERERQLEQQTMIQQAKMAELGSMMGAIAHQWKQPLNNIALLLQFLPEMYEAGELNQENIDETVRDIMNLLGFMSNTIDDFRQFFKPSTEITAFDLCRCVGDVLELIKGQLSKDSITVQQESCSPVMVCGYHSEFKQVVLNVINNAREVMLEKHVQPAIIEISFEVTARNAILRIADHGGGIPQHLLPEKLFEPFVSTKGEQGTGIGLSLARRIMLRMHGSIEAGNTERGAVFTLMLPLCDQSSNHQGY; this is encoded by the coding sequence ATGAGTAAACTCTCCCTGAAGCGCAGCCTGCGATTCAGTATCGTGATTTTCCTGGGAAGTCTGCTGGTGGTAACACTGTACCTGGACTATCGCCGCGACGAGGGTATTCGACACTATCTGGATATGACCACGGCAGCCCAGGACATAGCCTGGCAGGCGGCCATCAACCTTCACCGCAACAGTGTTGAAACCTATTTCACTGAATATGTCATGCGTGGGGATATTCTCGAAATTCTGCGCGCAGCCCAGGAGAGCGCCACCCGCGACCGGGCGCGCATGGAGCTGTACCGCAGCCTGTTTGCCATCAACGAACACCTGCAGAGCAAAGGCCTGCGTCAGCTGCACTTTCATCTGCCCGATGGCGAGAGCTTCCTGCGCTTTCACAAACTCGATCTCTACGGCGACAAGCTCTGGGATGTGCGCGAAGCAATCCGCATTGCCAATACCGAGCTGCGGCCTGTCTTTGGCTTTGAAACCGGTCGCATTGTTTCGGGTTTTCGCAATGTCTTTCCCATAATCACCCCTGAAGGCCAGCACCTTGGCAGCGTTGAACTCAGCATGCCCTTTGAAGCCGTGCGCCATGAGGTGGCCAGGCTCCTGCCCGAACGGGAATTCGAAATGCTCCTGTGGAGAGAGTATGTCGACTCCATCATCTTTGATGAACAGCAGCTTCTCTATGAGCCCTGGGTGGGACACCCCGAACTCATGGTGGAAGATCCTTACCGCCAGCTGCCCGACGCGCCACCCCCACTTTCAGAGGATGCTCAGCGCGTCGCGGCACTTCTCCCGGACAGCGTCGCTGCCATGAAAGTTCTGGCCAGGGGCCAGAGCAGCGCAGCGGCCATCAAGCTTGACGGACGCTACCATACGGTGACATTTACGGCCATTTACGATACCCGTCAGCGCCAGGTGGGTTATCTGGCCTCCTATGCCCCGGCCCCCCGCCTGTGCTCCTTAACCTATAATTTTTTCATCAGCCTTGGTTTTTCCACCCTGGTGCTGCTGATACTGAGCGGCGCGCTGTACTCTCTCATGAGGAGCAGGGCGATGCTGGCCCATGAAAGACGCCATCTGCAGGTCATCAACGACACCCTGGGCGAAGGACTCTATGTAATGGACTCCAGCGGCGTGATCACCAATGTCAATCAACGGGCCACGGAACTCCTGGGATATACCCGTGATGAACTGCAAGGTGCCATAGCCCATGATCTCTTCCACTGCCATAACGAGAACGGGCGCATCCCCCTTGAGAAATGCCCCATTTTCAATACGGTTCATCAGGGGGAAGAGTACGACAACAGAGAAGCCTTTCGACACTCCAGCGGGACTATTTTCACGGCGCGCGTCATCAGCCGCCCGGTAATGCATGAAGGACAGGTGGTCGGGTCGGTGACGTCCTTTGCCGATATTACGGAAAAGCTGCGCACGGAGCAGGAGCTGCGCGACAACGAGGAGCGGTTGCGGCTCACCATGGAAGCCGTTTCCATCGGCCTGTGGGATTGGAATCTGCTGGACGATCGGGTGCAGTGGGACGATGTGTGCTATGAGATGCTTGGATATGCTCCCGGCGCTTTCCCATTGCGATATGAAGACTGGCGCAGGCTGATCCATCCCGATGACGTGGACGCGGCAACCGACCAGGTACTGGAGCAACTGGAGTGCGGACGCTCCTTCGTCATCGAATTCCGCTATCGCAAAGCAGACGGAGAGTGGCTCTGGGTTCAGGGTCGGGGCAATGTGGTGCAGTGGGACGCCAATGGAGGCATTGTTCGCGTCCTGGGCACTCACACGAATATCCAGCAGCGCAAAGAAGCGGAACTGGCCCTGGCCCATTCGGAAATGCGTCAGAAAACCCTCATGCAGTCAAGCCCCGCTGTTCTGTACGCCATGCCACCTGGAAATTTCACCCAATTTACCTATATCAGCGAAAATGTGCATTCGGTGCTTGGCTATCGCCCTGCCGATATCGTTTCTGAACCTGGCTGGATGGCTGAGGTGGTCCATCCCGACGACATTGAAGGACTTCTGCAGAAAAACAGCCAGTGGCTGCGGGATGGCGCTGTCGGGCACTGCTCCCATGAATTTCGCGTAAAGACGATCGAGCACCACTCACTGTGGGATGGGCAGTGGATATGGATTGAGGACATCATGTCAGCGGTGCGCGATGAGCGAGGGCGAATTATTGAGCTGGTGGGGGCTTTCCTGGACATCAGCGACCGCGTGCAGTTTGAACAGCGCCTGAGCAAAATTGCCGGCCATGTTCCGGGAATGATCTTCCAGTATTGCCAGCTGCCCGACGGCACGTCCTATTTTCCGTACTCCAGCAACGGGATATGGGATATTTACGGCGCCGGACCGGAGGTTGTTTCCAGAAGCGCCGAGCCGGTCTTTGCCACCCTGCATCCCGACGACAGAGAGTATGTTGCCCACACCATCAGAGAGTCGGCACAGCACCTGAGCTCCTGGCAATGCGAGTACCGGGTACAGCACCCCAGCGGCAGGACACTCTGGGTTCGCGGTGAGTCGACGCCCCAGCGCGGCGCCGATGGCAGCACAATCTGGCATGGCTATATCAGTGACATTACCCGTCGCAAGGAAGCGGAACGACTCCTGGCTGATCGCGAAGAGCGCTATCGGTCCATTCTGGCGGCGCTGGCGGAAGGTATTGTGATGCAGAGCGCCAGTGGCGAGATCATCTCCTGCAATGAAGCAGCGCAGCTGCTGCTTGGCCTCTCCACAGAGCAAATGGAGGGACGCCGATCCACAGATCCCCACTGGAAGGCCATACGTGAAGATGGCACCCCCTTTCCCGGAGAAGAACACCCGGCCATGCATACGCTGCGCACAGGAGAGCCACAGCGCAATGTCATCATGGGCGTGCATCGCCCCGATGGCTCGCTGGTGTGGATTCTCATCAACTCGGAACCGCTGTATGCTGGCGGGCAGGAGGCGCCCTACGCCGTGGTGACGTCTTTTGTGGACATCACCGAACGCAAAAAATACGAGGCTATGCTGGAAGGCTTTAACGACGCGCTCTCCCAGCAGGTGGCAAAGGAGCTCAATCGCGCGTTGGAGCAGGAAACCCGTTTCCATCACCTGTTTAACGCCATTCCCGATGCGGTGGTGGCCCATGGATATGAGCCGGACGGCCTCCCCGGGCGTTTCAGTGAAGTGAACGACAATGCCTGTACGCTCTTTGGCTACACCCGTGAGCAGTTCCTGACACTGACCCCGATGAACCTGCACTGCCCCGAAGATCGGGATGGCGTACTGGCCAACGCGACCGCTCTCCATGAGCAGGGCCGCATTGAATTCGAATGCGACCTGCTCACGGCTGATGGGAGCGTCTTTGCGGCTGAAGTCACGGTACACCGCCAGGAACTTTCCGGCCGCATCATGGCGCTGACCGTTATCCGCGATATCACCGAGAAAAAATACCTTGAGCGCGAACGCCAACTGGAACAGCAGACCATGATTCAGCAGGCCAAGATGGCCGAACTCGGCAGCATGATGGGTGCCATCGCCCACCAGTGGAAGCAGCCCCTGAACAACATCGCGCTGTTGCTGCAGTTTCTTCCCGAAATGTACGAAGCCGGTGAGCTCAACCAGGAGAACATAGACGAAACCGTGCGCGATATCATGAACCTGCTCGGATTCATGTCCAATACCATTGACGATTTCCGCCAGTTCTTCAAGCCCTCCACCGAGATCACGGCCTTTGACCTGTGTCGCTGTGTCGGAGATGTTCTGGAGCTCATCAAAGGCCAGCTGAGCAAGGATTCCATAACCGTTCAGCAGGAATCCTGCTCTCCCGTCATGGTATGCGGCTACCACAGCGAATTTAAACAGGTGGTGCTCAATGTCATCAACAACGCGCGGGAAGTCATGCTGGAGAAACATGTTCAGCCGGCAATCATAGAGATTTCCTTTGAAGTGACTGCCCGCAACGCCATACTGCGTATCGCCGATCATGGGGGCGGAATTCCACAGCATCTCCTGCCCGAAAAGCTCTTTGAACCATTTGTGTCAACCAAAGGAGAGCAGGGAACAGGCATTGGCCTCTCCCTGGCGCGCAGAATCATGCTCAGGATGCATGGCTCCATTGAAGCCGGCAATACTGAAAGAGGAGCGGTATTCACCCTGATGCTGCCCTTGTGCGACCAATCTTCCAACCATCAAGGATACTGA
- a CDS encoding HD-GYP domain-containing protein: MSAHIVKITIAQLEPGMYVHDLSSEWTDVPFGKRFLVTDQGMVERIRDFGIRELYVDTLKGNYPQGVSHPLPQVEQRLDHELQQVVSEPEPEPQVSYMEEISIARRVHEEAAVKVTSILHDARMGKRIEAEHLEPVVANMAQSIFRNPSAMMSLGRIRHVDQYTFEHSVSVGTFLIAFAKHLNFDENIIHHIGMGALLHDIGKTRVPDTILNKPGKLSDEEFVVMKRHAQYSGEILSQSKSLSSIAVEVAVQHHERFDGTGYPKGLKGAQISPYGQMAAVVDVYDAITSDRCYHKGEAPTAVLRKLLEWSKFHFNPTVVQQFIKCVGIYPSGTLVKLKNKQLAIVLDSGPSKTLQPTIRVIFDTAQLKYVRPFTVDLQSDEGKFYGVTGFEDPAAWKIRVEDFIPRQ, translated from the coding sequence ATGAGTGCCCACATTGTCAAAATTACCATTGCCCAACTTGAGCCGGGGATGTATGTGCATGATCTGAGCAGTGAGTGGACCGACGTCCCCTTTGGAAAACGCTTTCTGGTGACCGACCAGGGCATGGTGGAACGGATACGCGACTTTGGTATCCGTGAACTCTATGTGGATACTCTCAAGGGAAATTATCCCCAGGGAGTCTCTCACCCGCTGCCCCAGGTGGAGCAGAGACTTGATCACGAGCTGCAGCAGGTGGTCAGCGAACCGGAACCGGAACCACAGGTCAGCTACATGGAAGAAATTTCCATCGCCCGGCGGGTCCACGAGGAAGCTGCCGTCAAAGTCACCAGCATTCTCCACGATGCCCGCATGGGAAAGCGCATTGAGGCGGAACACCTTGAACCCGTGGTGGCCAACATGGCTCAGTCCATTTTCCGCAACCCCAGCGCCATGATGAGCCTTGGGCGCATCCGACATGTGGATCAGTACACCTTCGAGCACTCCGTCAGCGTAGGGACTTTTCTGATTGCTTTCGCGAAACACCTGAATTTTGACGAAAACATCATCCACCATATCGGCATGGGAGCCCTGCTGCACGACATCGGCAAGACCAGGGTTCCCGATACCATTCTCAACAAACCCGGCAAACTCAGTGATGAAGAGTTTGTGGTCATGAAACGCCACGCCCAGTACAGTGGCGAGATTCTCTCCCAGTCAAAATCCCTCTCTTCAATCGCCGTTGAAGTTGCGGTGCAGCATCACGAACGATTTGATGGCACCGGCTACCCCAAGGGCCTCAAAGGAGCACAGATCAGTCCCTATGGGCAGATGGCGGCCGTAGTGGACGTCTATGACGCCATTACTTCAGATCGCTGCTACCACAAAGGGGAGGCTCCTACGGCGGTGCTGCGCAAACTGCTGGAGTGGAGCAAGTTTCACTTCAACCCCACGGTGGTGCAGCAGTTCATCAAGTGCGTGGGGATCTACCCGTCGGGAACTCTGGTGAAGCTCAAGAACAAGCAGCTGGCCATTGTCCTGGACTCGGGGCCATCCAAAACACTGCAGCCGACCATCCGGGTTATCTTTGATACGGCTCAGCTCAAGTATGTCCGGCCCTTTACCGTGGATCTGCAATCTGATGAAGGCAAGTTCTACGGCGTGACGGGCTTTGAAGATCCTGCTGCCTGGAAAATTCGAGTGGAAGATTTTATTCCGCGCCAGTAG
- a CDS encoding YifB family Mg chelatase-like AAA ATPase has product MVTLLPSCALHGIEAQAVEIQVSSSQGMLPSIVITGLPDTSVKESKDRIDAAIRSIGERIPPRRITINLSPADRKKSGTHFDFAIAVALLMQTGKIPKQQDNVKTTFLGELGLDGSLLLGRQVNGLLIACQELGIERVFLPRSASEHIHFVPQIEVLLVDTLFHALEVLRGQVAPEALAREECQDSLHAPADTRLDFCHIQGQHLAVQSALIAAAGHHNLLLCGPPGIGKSMIAEALPGILPPLTYGEYLEVLKVYSVSGEHYASSRPPYRSPHASTSEVALIGGGTHATPGEISLAHRGVLLLDEMPEFRRKSLEALRQPLESGTVQISRAAQKQSYPAGFLLIGTMNLCPCGKSGHDDDSCTCSEYDKERYLAKLSAPVLDRIDLHVTMQREHGARAHASTAIMAEHVLLCRQRQMHRQQCLNGRLQGEALSEHCQLRGELAQTLQTAARTYDLSLRGQDRVLRVARTIADLSGAPHIDRSALLQALHYRPKVKI; this is encoded by the coding sequence ATGGTTACACTTCTGCCCAGCTGCGCGCTGCATGGAATCGAAGCCCAGGCGGTTGAGATTCAGGTCTCATCATCCCAGGGCATGCTCCCTTCCATCGTCATCACCGGCCTGCCCGACACCAGTGTCAAGGAGAGCAAGGATCGCATTGATGCGGCCATCCGCAGTATCGGTGAACGTATTCCGCCCCGTCGAATCACCATCAACCTCTCTCCCGCCGACAGGAAAAAAAGCGGAACCCACTTTGACTTTGCCATCGCCGTTGCACTGCTTATGCAGACGGGCAAGATTCCCAAACAGCAGGATAACGTGAAAACCACGTTTCTCGGCGAACTGGGCCTTGATGGCAGCCTGCTGCTTGGCAGACAGGTAAACGGGCTGCTCATAGCCTGTCAGGAACTGGGAATTGAGCGGGTCTTTCTCCCCCGCAGCGCCAGCGAACACATCCACTTTGTACCGCAGATAGAGGTGCTGCTCGTGGACACGCTCTTTCACGCCCTTGAAGTACTCCGCGGCCAGGTTGCGCCTGAAGCCCTGGCCAGAGAGGAGTGTCAGGACTCCCTGCATGCTCCGGCAGATACCCGACTCGATTTCTGCCATATCCAGGGTCAGCATCTTGCCGTGCAGAGCGCGCTGATTGCGGCTGCCGGTCATCATAACCTGCTGCTGTGCGGTCCTCCCGGCATTGGCAAGAGCATGATTGCCGAAGCCCTTCCGGGTATCCTGCCGCCACTGACCTATGGGGAGTACCTTGAAGTACTCAAGGTTTATTCTGTAAGCGGCGAACACTACGCCAGCAGTCGTCCGCCCTACCGCAGCCCCCATGCGTCAACCAGTGAAGTGGCACTCATTGGCGGTGGAACCCACGCCACGCCCGGTGAAATATCCCTTGCCCACCGCGGCGTGCTGCTGCTGGATGAAATGCCGGAGTTTCGCCGCAAGAGCCTTGAGGCTCTGCGTCAGCCACTGGAAAGCGGAACCGTCCAGATTTCCCGCGCTGCCCAGAAACAGTCGTATCCAGCGGGATTTCTGCTGATAGGAACCATGAACCTGTGCCCCTGTGGCAAAAGCGGTCACGATGATGACAGCTGCACCTGTTCAGAGTATGACAAGGAGCGCTACCTGGCCAAACTCAGCGCTCCGGTGCTTGATCGCATTGACCTGCACGTTACGATGCAGCGCGAGCATGGAGCCAGGGCACACGCATCCACTGCCATCATGGCTGAACATGTGTTACTATGCCGGCAAAGACAGATGCACAGGCAACAGTGCCTGAATGGCAGACTTCAGGGAGAAGCCCTCTCGGAACACTGCCAGCTGCGCGGAGAACTCGCGCAGACGCTGCAGACCGCGGCACGCACCTATGACCTTTCCCTGCGAGGACAGGATCGGGTGCTGAGAGTGGCGCGAACCATAGCTGACCTGAGCGGCGCTCCCCATATCGACCGCTCTGCACTGTTGCAGGCTCTGCATTATCGACCCAAGGTGAAAATATGA
- a CDS encoding NUDIX hydrolase translates to MNSAYPIPGVAAVIFNERNEVCLVQRNQPPSAGTWTFPGGKLELGEGIIEGLQREIREECNLEIQVLSPHQPLCVVERMDLECPEFPHHYIILDYLCVYAGGKLKASSDVCDARWVPYEQIRSFTSNTKTLDVAQMAWRKLQRL, encoded by the coding sequence ATGAACTCTGCTTATCCGATTCCCGGCGTCGCCGCAGTAATTTTCAACGAACGCAATGAAGTCTGCCTGGTGCAGCGCAATCAGCCTCCTTCAGCTGGGACCTGGACATTTCCCGGTGGAAAACTGGAGCTGGGTGAAGGCATTATTGAGGGACTGCAACGGGAAATACGCGAGGAGTGCAACCTGGAAATTCAGGTGCTCTCGCCTCACCAGCCCCTGTGTGTCGTTGAACGCATGGATCTGGAATGTCCGGAATTCCCCCACCATTACATTATCCTGGACTATCTGTGCGTCTATGCCGGTGGCAAACTGAAGGCTTCCAGTGACGTGTGTGATGCGCGTTGGGTTCCCTATGAGCAGATCCGCTCTTTCACATCCAACACCAAAACCCTGGACGTGGCCCAGATGGCCTGGAGGAAACTGCAGCGCCTCTAA